One Spinacia oleracea cultivar Varoflay chromosome 4, BTI_SOV_V1, whole genome shotgun sequence DNA segment encodes these proteins:
- the LOC110777438 gene encoding uncharacterized protein, with protein MRPPSRGSPPAVFRPASRHQEHYEAESELSDTGSTPVMEDPPFYPSTRGQTQMTPNRVSMRPRLLSNRREPTYHIQQGFNNLTLRHMSTPFSKEIMNAPKEPKVKTPTIEAYDGTTDPDMHLVAYRHHMYVQGTNEATWCKYFPATLKGVASKWFERLPPGSIASFNELQTLFSTRFMAHKEERKTNMHLGRIQQGKDESLRSYVKRFNLEAGQIPDLPDGVSFDNFIRGLKKGSFKFDLVKKSVRTMAEVLDEAEAFIHTTEICSESKEGRIGETTNSSGKKDKMDRKAPRVNGTWALSKEYDTNSPGHKRERPQEREYFEYNTDLLTMLKDVGTRFDLERSFPMKSPAESRDPKLYCQFHEGIGHETKNCRSLKRALDGLASKGHLKNYLQKNAHGFGKNQYKKNKSPASLTEGQQNEGGFVAVISGGPATGGPTIRGQKDYARRLGQVMLSAKSPLDPFPRIEICESDGGRIPTPHDDPLVVEFKISNMRVKRILIDTGSSSDIMSLECLNRLAHEPKTMESIHYPIIGFGGSIIHPVGVITLPVRIGDRKNGRKMEVDFLIVKDLTTYNVILGRPTLNKIKAVVVTHLMLLKFVCNDGAIGTIHGDQQHASDCYLTTLNPL; from the coding sequence ATGCGACCACCGTCTAGGGGAAGCCCACCAGCTGTCTTCCGGCCCGCCTCAAGGCAtcaagaacattatgaagctgaatctgaactatcgGACACTGGGTCCACCCCTGTGATGGAAGATCCTCCATTTTACCCCTCTACTCGAGGACAGACTCAGATGACGCCCAACAGGGTAAGTATGCGCCCCCGCCTGCTATCCAACCGCCGTGAACCAACTTACCACATCCAGCAAGGGTTTAATAATCTGACGCTAAGGCATATGAGTACCCCCTTCTCTAAGGAGATCATGAACGCCCCGAAAGAACCCAAGGTAAAAACTCCTACCATTGAAGCCTATGACGGGACCACCGATCCTGATATGCACTTAGTCGCATACCGccatcacatgtatgttcaaggaaccaaCGAAGCTacttggtgcaaatatttcCCGGCCACTCTCAAAGGAGTGGCGTCTAAGTGGTTTGAACGACTGCCCCCAGGGTCAATCGCCTCTTTCAACGAACTACAAACTCTATTCTCCacaaggttcatggcacacaaggaagaaaggaaaacaaacaTGCATTTGGGACGGATTCAACAAGGGAAAGATGAATCACTAAGAAGCTATGTGAAGCGTTTCAACTTAGAGGCCGGGCAGATCCCAGACTTGCCCGATGGCgtctcttttgataattttatcagagGATTGAAGAAGGGATCCTTTAAGTTTGACCTGGTTAAAAAAAGCGTGAGGACTATGGCTGAAGTCTTGGACGAGGCCGAAGCATTTATCCATAcaacagaaatatgcagcgAGTCAAAGGAGGGAAGAATTGGAGAAACAACAAACTCCTCAGGAAAGAAAGATAAAATGGACCGAAAAGCCCCACGAGTAAATGGCACATGGGCCCTCTCAAAAGAGTATGATACCAACTCTCCtgggcacaagagagaacgtCCACAAGAACGGGAGTACTTTGAATATAACACAGACCTCCTCACAATGCTGAAAGACGTTGGAACCAGGTTTGACCTTGAACGGTCTTTCCCCATGAAATCTCCTGCTGAGAGTCGAGATCCCAAGTTATACTGTCAGTTCCATGAAGGCATAGGACATGAAACTAAGAACTGTAGAAGCTTGAAAAGGGCCCTAGACggcctagcctccaaaggacacctcaagaactacttacagaAGAATGCTCACGGCTTTggaaaaaatcaatacaaaaagaacaagtcacctgccTCACTTACGGAGGGACAGCAAAACGAAGGGGggtttgtagccgtcatatctggaggaccaGCCACCGGAGGACCCACCATAAGGGGACAGAAAGATTATGCTCGCCGCTTGGGGCAAGTAATGCTGTCAGCGAAGTCACCTCTGGATCCATTCCCGCGGATAGAGATATGTGAGTCGGATGGTGGACGAATACCCACTCCGCATGATGATCCTCttgtggtcgaattcaagataTCCAACATGAGAGTAAAACGCATTCTAATAGACACAGGAAGCTCGTCTGACATAATGAGCCTGgaatgcctcaatcgcctagcaCATGAGCCCAAAACCATGGAAAGtattcactatcccatcattggtttcgGAGGGAGCATTATACACCCTGTGGGCGTCATCACTCTGCCGGTTCGAATTGGGGATAGGAAAAATGGACGGAAGATGGAGGTGGACTTCCTGATTGTTAAGGACTTAACAACATATAATGTCATTTTGGGACGACCCACCTTGAACAAGATTAAAgctgtagtcgtcacccatctgatgctttTGAAGTTTGTGTGCAATGATGGGGCAataggcaccatacatggagaCCAACAACATGCTAGCGACTGTTACCTTACGACCCTCAAcccgttgtga